From Limnochordia bacterium, one genomic window encodes:
- the atpA gene encoding F0F1 ATP synthase subunit alpha: MRIRPEEISAIIKEQIDGFTPEIDVAEVGTVLTVGDGIARIFGLESVMAGELLEFPNGVYGMALNLEEDIISAVLLGSVSLVHEGDQVKKTGRVVEVPVGEGLLGRVVNSLGQPLDGKGPIAVSKYRPIESRPPGIVQRRPVSEPLQTGIKAIDSMIPIGRGQRELVIGDRQTGKTAIAIDTILNQRDKGVYCIYVAIGQKASTVAQIVQTLKEGGAMDYTVVVVATASEPAPLQFVAPYAGCAIGEEFMYNGQHALVVYDDLSKHANAYREMSLLLRRPPGREAFPGDVFYLHSRLLERAAKLSDEQGGGSLTALPIIETQAGDVSAYIPTNVISITDGQIYLESDLFFAGIRPAINVGLSVSRVGSAAQVKAMKQVGGRLRLDQAQYRELAAFARFASELDKATQARLTRGERTREILKQSQYQPMSVSEQVIAIYAAVHGYLDDLPVDSVLHFEREFLGYMNKFHDEVGKAIETTGELSQETEERLQGALEQFKKDFIA, translated from the coding sequence TTGCGTATTCGACCTGAAGAGATCAGTGCCATAATTAAGGAGCAGATTGACGGTTTCACACCGGAAATTGACGTAGCGGAGGTCGGTACCGTACTTACCGTTGGAGACGGAATTGCCCGGATCTTTGGGTTGGAATCGGTCATGGCGGGCGAGTTACTGGAATTTCCCAACGGTGTTTACGGCATGGCACTTAATCTGGAAGAGGATATCATCTCCGCTGTTTTGTTAGGCTCAGTAAGTTTAGTCCATGAAGGGGACCAGGTCAAAAAAACAGGACGTGTAGTTGAAGTTCCTGTAGGAGAAGGCCTCTTAGGACGGGTCGTTAACTCCCTAGGACAACCCCTAGATGGCAAAGGACCTATTGCTGTCTCGAAGTATCGTCCTATTGAGAGTCGACCCCCGGGGATCGTCCAACGCCGACCAGTGTCTGAACCTCTGCAGACAGGCATCAAGGCCATTGACTCCATGATCCCTATTGGGCGGGGCCAGCGGGAGCTTGTCATCGGAGATCGGCAAACAGGTAAAACTGCCATCGCGATCGATACGATCCTAAACCAAAGAGACAAAGGTGTGTATTGCATTTATGTAGCCATCGGTCAGAAGGCCTCTACGGTGGCTCAGATTGTACAAACACTTAAGGAAGGCGGAGCCATGGATTACACTGTGGTTGTTGTTGCCACAGCAAGCGAACCAGCTCCTCTTCAATTTGTGGCTCCCTACGCCGGTTGTGCGATAGGGGAGGAGTTTATGTACAACGGTCAGCATGCCTTAGTTGTTTATGATGATCTGTCTAAACATGCCAATGCTTATAGAGAGATGTCATTGCTTTTGCGGCGTCCTCCTGGTAGAGAGGCTTTCCCGGGAGATGTGTTTTACTTGCATTCCCGGTTACTGGAGCGGGCAGCTAAGCTAAGCGATGAGCAGGGGGGCGGATCGTTGACCGCTTTACCGATTATTGAGACCCAAGCCGGTGATGTTTCCGCGTATATTCCTACTAACGTAATCTCCATTACCGATGGGCAGATTTATCTGGAAAGCGATTTGTTTTTTGCCGGGATTCGACCTGCAATTAATGTCGGTCTATCGGTATCCAGGGTCGGAAGTGCTGCCCAGGTTAAAGCGATGAAGCAAGTGGGAGGAAGGTTGAGGCTTGATCAGGCTCAGTACCGAGAACTAGCGGCATTCGCTAGATTTGCCTCTGAATTGGACAAAGCAACGCAGGCCCGTCTTACCCGGGGGGAGCGAACCAGGGAGATTCTAAAGCAAAGTCAATACCAGCCAATGTCGGTAAGCGAACAGGTTATCGCTATTTATGCGGCTGTTCATGGTTACCTTGATGATCTACCCGTGGACAGTGTGTTGCACTTTGAACGGGAGTTTCTTGGGTATATGAATAAGTTTCATGATGAAGTGGGCAAAGCCATTGAAACCACAGGTGAGTTGAGCCAGGAGACGGAAGAGAGATTACAGGGTGCTCTGGAGCAATTTAAGAAAGACTTCATCGCGTAA
- the atpH gene encoding ATP synthase F1 subunit delta, translating into MSIVAKKYARAIFECGQEQSKLEHYAAEFSAIKVVLEQSAFLHRVLMYPRIRPAEKVQILEKVCELHFSREVANLLVLLFERGRAKELMQVSEEFARLMKDYENLVEVQVASAIDLPVELESQLHQRLEQLTGKRVSLRKVTDPALIGGMVITIGDRVIDGSIRSALQTLSKKLAYHS; encoded by the coding sequence ATGTCCATCGTTGCGAAAAAGTACGCCCGGGCCATATTCGAATGCGGCCAAGAACAATCTAAATTAGAACATTATGCAGCTGAGTTCTCCGCTATAAAGGTGGTACTGGAACAGAGCGCCTTTTTGCATCGTGTTTTGATGTATCCGCGGATTAGGCCAGCTGAAAAAGTACAGATCCTGGAGAAAGTATGTGAGCTCCATTTCAGTAGGGAAGTGGCTAACCTACTTGTCCTCTTATTTGAGCGGGGGCGGGCCAAGGAGCTTATGCAGGTTTCTGAAGAGTTTGCAAGGTTAATGAAAGACTATGAGAATCTTGTGGAAGTGCAAGTAGCCAGTGCCATTGATTTGCCTGTGGAGTTGGAAAGTCAACTGCATCAGCGTCTTGAGCAGCTTACCGGAAAACGGGTATCCCTGCGGAAGGTGACTGACCCTGCCCTGATCGGCGGAATGGTTATCACCATCGGTGACCGGGTGATTGATGGCAGTATTAGGTCTGCCCTGCAAACGCTAAGCAAGAAACTGGCTTATCACAGTTAA
- the atpF gene encoding F0F1 ATP synthase subunit B: protein MLDPWVFLQQLVNFLVLTALLYWLLHKPLSQFMEQRKQGIAKDIEEARKEREAALEEHRQYAAKVSQAHEEAQQIIDAAVERSKQLEKEMVAEAKEEIVRLKNRTQSELEQEKQKAISELTDHVAALSVAAAGKIISKNLDVKTHEDLLTEFIDQLDQHIDSEQTGEN, encoded by the coding sequence TTGTTAGATCCTTGGGTTTTTCTTCAACAATTGGTCAATTTCTTGGTACTAACCGCTTTGCTGTACTGGCTGTTGCACAAGCCACTAAGCCAATTCATGGAGCAGCGGAAGCAGGGTATTGCCAAAGATATAGAGGAAGCAAGGAAAGAGCGGGAGGCAGCGTTGGAGGAGCATCGTCAGTACGCGGCTAAGGTAAGTCAGGCCCACGAGGAAGCCCAACAGATAATTGATGCGGCCGTTGAACGCTCGAAACAGTTGGAAAAGGAAATGGTTGCAGAGGCGAAAGAAGAGATTGTGCGACTGAAGAACCGTACCCAAAGTGAATTGGAACAGGAAAAGCAGAAAGCAATTAGCGAATTGACCGATCATGTGGCAGCTTTATCTGTGGCTGCTGCAGGAAAGATCATTTCCAAGAATCTGGATGTCAAGACCCATGAGGATTTGCTAACGGAGTTCATTGACCAATTAGATCAGCATATTGACAGCGAACAGACAGGTGAAAACTAA
- the atpE gene encoding ATP synthase F0 subunit C, producing MELTNAIVLASVCIGSGLAMIAGIGPGIGEGYAAGKAVEAVGRQPEAENKIRTTLILGDAIAESTGIYALAIALFMIFTFGIPLMP from the coding sequence ATGGAACTGACAAATGCGATTGTGCTTGCTTCTGTGTGTATAGGATCCGGCTTGGCCATGATTGCCGGTATCGGACCAGGTATTGGTGAAGGATATGCGGCGGGTAAGGCAGTAGAAGCTGTAGGAAGACAGCCCGAGGCGGAAAACAAGATTCGTACAACTCTTATCCTTGGTGATGCTATTGCCGAATCAACTGGTATTTACGCCCTGGCAATTGCGCTATTTATGATTTTTACCTTCGGGATACCATTGATGCCATGA
- the atpB gene encoding F0F1 ATP synthase subunit A, whose protein sequence is MGNPAEVNIVFHILGMPVSDIVVATWIVMALILLVAFLATRKLSLVPSGLQNVGEIIVEGFAKLVVDMMGTKGLPFVPLIMSIGLFVLIANLIGVVPGVATPTSNLATTVMLAGIVVIVGHGASIKKNGLLHYIKGYLDPHPIMLPMNIIGEIGKFLSHSFRLYGNMIGGAIIIQIIYMFAPWVVPVPVMGWFSVFMGAIQALVFTLLAIAYIDVML, encoded by the coding sequence ATGGGTAATCCAGCAGAGGTAAACATAGTATTCCATATATTAGGGATGCCCGTAAGTGACATTGTCGTGGCAACGTGGATTGTGATGGCCCTGATTTTATTGGTTGCGTTTTTAGCCACCAGGAAGCTTTCATTGGTTCCCTCGGGCCTGCAAAATGTAGGCGAAATCATAGTGGAAGGATTTGCGAAGCTGGTGGTAGACATGATGGGGACCAAAGGTTTACCCTTTGTTCCACTAATCATGAGTATCGGGTTATTTGTCCTTATTGCAAATCTGATTGGTGTTGTACCCGGTGTTGCCACCCCCACCTCAAACCTGGCAACTACTGTGATGTTAGCAGGTATTGTAGTGATTGTTGGCCATGGGGCATCGATTAAGAAAAATGGCCTGCTCCATTATATTAAAGGGTATCTTGACCCCCATCCCATTATGTTGCCGATGAATATTATCGGGGAGATTGGCAAGTTCTTGTCCCACTCCTTTCGTCTGTATGGTAACATGATCGGAGGCGCAATTATCATTCAGATTATCTACATGTTTGCCCCTTGGGTTGTGCCAGTACCAGTGATGGGTTGGTTTAGCGTATTTATGGGGGCTATCCAAGCGTTGGTCTTTACCTTGCTTGCCATCGCCTACATTGATGTAATGTTGTAA
- a CDS encoding ATP synthase subunit I, whose protein sequence is MTQTNRMQRPDQCTIRTVQKRMLVFGALLVLLSLIARQRTAVYGFMLGGITALLQFRALELSVTRQLKLSKKSAVRYARTSYLQRAALACGAILVSLIRSEISFLATVVGLLLVKPAIYSLYFEEWVTSFLKKDPQHGR, encoded by the coding sequence ATGACTCAGACGAACCGGATGCAAAGACCTGATCAATGCACGATTAGAACTGTGCAAAAGCGTATGTTGGTGTTCGGCGCGCTCTTAGTTCTCCTTTCACTAATTGCCAGACAACGAACAGCGGTGTACGGTTTCATGCTAGGCGGGATTACTGCGCTTCTGCAATTTCGGGCCTTGGAACTATCTGTAACACGTCAACTGAAATTATCTAAGAAGAGTGCGGTCCGTTATGCCCGGACTAGCTATCTGCAAAGAGCAGCGCTGGCGTGTGGCGCCATCCTAGTTTCCCTGATACGTTCAGAAATCAGTTTCCTGGCTACAGTTGTGGGCCTTCTTTTGGTTAAACCCGCAATCTATAGCTTATACTTTGAAGAGTGGGTCACATCTTTTCTAAAGAAGGACCCGCAACATGGTAGGTGA
- a CDS encoding AtpZ/AtpI family protein: MKQGGGFMGRKRFQLAYYLSLMTQIGLTMVLSALFGVWLGRLLDARLGTRFLFTGIFLILGVAGGITVIFRLVRDLDDDSDEPDAKT; this comes from the coding sequence ATGAAGCAGGGCGGTGGATTCATGGGCCGAAAGCGATTCCAGCTTGCATACTACCTGTCCTTGATGACCCAGATTGGCCTGACCATGGTACTGAGCGCCCTATTTGGGGTTTGGTTGGGACGCTTACTAGATGCTCGCTTGGGAACAAGGTTCTTGTTCACAGGTATCTTCTTGATCTTGGGTGTTGCTGGAGGGATTACAGTAATATTCAGGTTGGTTAGGGATCTCGATGATGACTCAGACGAACCGGATGCAAAGACCTGA